The proteins below are encoded in one region of Acidimicrobiales bacterium:
- a CDS encoding phytanoyl-CoA dioxygenase family protein, with protein MDAATASGHAERIAEVGYTIVEDAIEADLIDALVDDLGRLVRGLGIEPASNEFEGTETLRVYNLLVHGALYERIPVHANVLPIVDGVLDPGCLVSSLSSIDIGPGETAQPIHADDQLIPLPKPHPPTVCNTMWALTDFTESNGATRLLPGSHLLDHSPDLFKSYESIPAEMPKGSVLVWHGSLWHGGGANQTGQRRVGIAMNYCAGYIRQQENQQLGIPPETVKGFSPRLRELVGYGVYTGLIGHIDKHSPVELLDEESPLRMVWDIA; from the coding sequence ATGGACGCCGCCACCGCCTCGGGCCACGCGGAGCGTATCGCCGAGGTGGGCTACACGATCGTGGAGGACGCCATCGAGGCCGACCTCATCGACGCCCTGGTGGACGATCTCGGCCGGCTCGTCCGGGGCCTGGGTATCGAGCCGGCGTCCAACGAGTTCGAGGGGACCGAGACGCTGCGCGTCTACAACCTCCTCGTGCACGGCGCCCTGTACGAGCGGATACCCGTCCACGCCAACGTGCTGCCCATCGTCGACGGGGTGCTCGACCCCGGGTGCCTGGTGTCATCGCTGTCCTCGATCGACATCGGCCCCGGCGAGACGGCGCAGCCGATCCATGCCGATGACCAGCTGATCCCGCTGCCGAAGCCGCACCCGCCCACGGTGTGCAACACCATGTGGGCGCTGACCGACTTCACCGAGAGCAATGGCGCCACCAGGTTGCTGCCCGGCTCGCACCTGCTCGACCACTCCCCCGACCTCTTCAAGTCGTACGAGTCGATCCCCGCCGAGATGCCCAAGGGCAGTGTGCTCGTGTGGCACGGGAGTCTGTGGCACGGCGGCGGGGCGAACCAGACGGGCCAGCGGCGGGTGGGGATCGCCATGAACTACTGCGCCGGCTACATCCGCCAGCAGGAGAACCAGCAGCTCGGCATCCCGCCCGAGACCGTGAAGGGATTCTCCCCCCGCCTGCGCGAGCTGGTGGGTTACGGCGTCTACACCGGTCTCATCGGCCACATCGACAAGCACAGCCCCGTCGAGCTGCTCGACGAGGAGTCTCCGCTGCGCATGGTCTGGGACATCGCCTGA